In Marasmius oreades isolate 03SP1 chromosome 1, whole genome shotgun sequence, one DNA window encodes the following:
- a CDS encoding uncharacterized protein (BUSCO:EOG0926369X), with translation MDRPSHLSVVIDLDPSRWDTLNLSLFLSHLLGFFNAHVAAKHENTLAVFGAFPAKSVMLYSSSDPIAEIPPNDANSYPPFKLVDSTVVNRIARELELIADDDLDAPVALVGALTKALCYINRLTVEANAATTSSTDQSLEPVALPDPRILIVSVSPDITSSYIPVMNSIFSAQKLKVTIDACQISGPENVFLQQATHLTGGSFIYAERQDALLQYLIMALLSPPSVRRTIAVPTQDKIDFRATCFCHKNIVDIGFVCSVCLSIFCQPVPVCSTCRTKFPIKTLQKLNSSRPPLPQSNSSRAPTPSSSSARPSTTPRPPATPPTGSDQRHLPRSVVNGHAP, from the exons ATGGACCGCCCTTCCCATCTTTCTGTTGTCATCGACCTCGATCCATCCCGTTGGGATACTTTGAACCTTTCCCTATTCCTCTCTCATTTGTTAGGTTTCTTCAATGCCCATGTCGCTGCCAAGCATGAAAACACTTTGGCTGTCTTTGGCGCATTCCCCGCCAAGAG CGTCATGCTCTATTCATCATCTGATCCCATCGCTGAAATACCTCCGAATGATGCCAATTCTTACCCGCCCTTCAAGCTCGTCGATTCGACTGTGGTGAATCGCATAGCTcgagagctcgagctcatcGCCGACGACGATCTTGATG CGCCCGTCGCATTGGTGGGCGCCCTGACAAAGGCCCTTTGCT ATATCAATAGGCTCACTGTAGAAGCCAATGCAGCCACTACCAGTTCTACAGATCAGTCGTTGGAGCCTGTTGCCCTCCCAGATCCCAGAATTCTTATCGTTTCCGTCTCCCCTGATATCACTTCGTCTTATATCCCCGTCATGAACTCCATTTTTTCTgctcaaaaacta AAAGTCACAATCGATGCCTGTCAGATATCAGGGCCTGAGAACGTCTTCCTACAGCAAGCTACTCATCTCACCGGCGGTTCTTTTATTTATGCCGAACGTCAGGATGCTTTGCTGCAATACCTCATT ATGGCTCTTTTGTCCCCACCATCTGTCCGTCGAACGATAGCCGTTCCCACGCAAGATAAAATTGACTTCCGTGCAACGTGTTTCTGCCACAAGAACATCGTAGATATCGGATTCGTCTGCTCTGTTTGTTTATCTA TTTTCTGTCAACCGGTCCCCGTCTGTTCAACGTGTCGAACCAAGTTTCCCATCAAGACGCTTCAGAAACTCAACAGTTCTAGGCCTCCCTTGCCACAATCAAACAGCTCAAGGGCTCCCActccatcgtcgtcgtcggcgCGGCCGTCCACGACACCGCGCCCTCCGGCAACCCCACCGACAGGAAGCGATCAAAGGCATTTACCTCGTTCCGTTGTCAATGGCCATGCTCCATAA